A portion of the Streptomyces sp. NBC_00376 genome contains these proteins:
- a CDS encoding serine/threonine-protein kinase, translating into MQDGVPGPLRADDPREISGYVLRARVGAGGMGTVYLSHTRGGQPVALKVIRREYAQSAEFRVRFAREVAAARRVSGYHLVAVVDHDTEGPRPWLATHYVPGLPLDAVIGGHGPLPADAVLRLTGCLAGALDAVHGAGVIHRDIKPGNMLLAASGPWLLDFGIARAADTRTLTTAGRLIGSPKYMSPEHALGRPLTPASDVFALGLLAAEAAAGEHPYGRGHGLAVAARIAGTDREPPRLDHHPEPLRGLLERCLAARPEERPAAREVAEMCRRALGADDDRGLRVFTGWLPDPVAAAVARIEAATRPRPSAYTPTYVPTVRDPMAAEWNRRVRRTPLQDR; encoded by the coding sequence ATGCAGGACGGCGTGCCGGGACCACTGCGGGCGGACGATCCGCGCGAGATCTCCGGCTATGTGCTGCGGGCCCGGGTGGGCGCGGGCGGGATGGGCACCGTCTACCTCTCGCACACCCGGGGCGGCCAGCCCGTCGCCCTGAAGGTGATCCGCCGGGAGTACGCGCAGAGCGCGGAGTTCCGGGTGCGGTTCGCCCGTGAGGTGGCCGCCGCCCGCCGGGTCTCGGGGTACCACCTGGTGGCCGTCGTCGACCACGACACCGAGGGGCCGCGGCCCTGGCTCGCCACCCACTACGTCCCCGGCCTGCCACTGGACGCCGTCATCGGCGGGCACGGTCCGCTGCCCGCGGACGCGGTGCTCCGGCTGACCGGCTGCCTGGCCGGTGCGCTGGACGCGGTCCACGGCGCCGGGGTCATCCACCGGGACATCAAGCCCGGCAACATGCTGCTCGCCGCGAGCGGCCCCTGGCTGCTCGACTTCGGGATCGCGCGGGCGGCCGACACCCGGACCCTCACCACGGCGGGGCGGCTGATCGGCAGCCCGAAGTACATGTCGCCGGAGCACGCGCTGGGCAGGCCGCTGACGCCCGCGTCCGACGTGTTCGCGCTCGGGCTGCTGGCCGCCGAGGCCGCCGCCGGGGAGCACCCGTACGGCCGGGGCCACGGCCTCGCGGTGGCCGCCCGCATCGCGGGCACCGACCGCGAACCCCCGCGGCTGGACCACCACCCGGAGCCGCTGCGCGGGCTGCTCGAACGCTGTCTCGCGGCCCGGCCCGAGGAGCGCCCCGCCGCCCGCGAGGTCGCGGAAATGTGCCGGCGGGCGCTCGGCGCGGACGACGACCGGGGTCTGCGGGTCTTCACCGGCTGGCTGCCGGACCCGGTGGCCGCGGCCGTGGCCCGGATCGAGGCGGCGACCCGGCCCCGCCCGTCCGCGTACACCCCCACCTATGTGCCGACCGTGCGCGATCCGATGGCCGCCGAATGGAATCGCCGGGTCCGTCGAACTCCGTTGCAGGATCGTTGA
- a CDS encoding bifunctional glycosyltransferase/CDP-glycerol:glycerophosphate glycerophosphotransferase, with product MKPRLSVVVPVHNVEDHLEDCLRSVAGQTVTDIEVILVDDGSTDASSAIAESFAAHDRRFRLVRRPGGGPGAARNTGVRHTTPGVPYLAFADSDDVVVHDAYARMLASLESTGSDLATGNVWRLTVQGRQQAGQYRWLTGSRARTHIGRDPRLLADRAAWNKVFRRSFWDRHSFAFPEGGLCEDTRVVIPAHHLAGSVDVLHEHVYYWRAREGSVTRRRTDVQAVRDRISACEQVSAFLAGRGGVANGAARRRYDLSCLRDDFVYFLEGLPLGGPEYRKAFMAGAGAFLDRMERMDGAGRADRAVAHELPVALRIKWQLVKERRLPELLEVLAFERANGAGTFAVGGVPGLRQAGFPGIPDTARLARTDLQAVARLLEARWGDDGKLRLRGYAYIRNLPAATPRQSLKVGMVRAALGQQLRRVPVRNVPAPEATVDSGQQLHRYDHSGFEMTLDPRRLRPGGWLVGMMVATQGTVRRVAVRAVEAGAAQPHVHDLGDGRRAVLDFRGGRLRLTLERLPARCESRRFGKDLELTGRLYGGARPKALVLTCDGVADQEFGHPVECRPDGRFTVRIPLADLAGMAAAPPVPHRAPREVEPETGGRWRARLVLADGARVPLAVAPESAPPVVADAVGELVLDLSGQPFVDGAVWTPDGALRVEGVTGAGTDVRPGEGPDRLVLRHGALRETVSVPVTHDERRARVPGGAEKAYEGVYGGCRFTAFLAPSVAAGLHEGRWEAYLGGRPVRVLTSLAARLPLRRSGPVATGPVPGREFALDRRSGDRLTVQAGPVLAPAERGAYRGAELRGSHYPARRAMPLRDAVLYTGGDSPRAVHAELLRRGVESEHLWVTDGVHGHVPPTAVPVIEHSAAWYEALARSRRIVTADQLPEWFERRPGQTVVQTWHGTPLGRFGADLAGTPYADHQELATLPRRSAQWSVLVSPSRHSTALLRRALDYRGEVLEAGSPANDLLFSADRAKTAERVRRRLGIPDGRRVVLYAPTYRDRLAHPFGADGARLRYRWDRALHPAALARSIGAAHTVLVRRHPRVTGSVPERVGVRDVSAHPDTAELLLIADVLVTDYAGLMFDFAHTGRPMLFHTYDLAHYRDTVRGFCLDFETRAPGPLLAGADEIAALLRDSGSLAASAARHAEAYESFRRDFCDLDDGGAAGRVADRLLAEG from the coding sequence ATGAAGCCGCGCCTCAGTGTCGTCGTCCCGGTCCACAACGTCGAGGACCACCTGGAGGACTGCCTGCGCTCGGTGGCCGGACAGACGGTCACCGACATCGAGGTGATCCTCGTGGACGACGGCTCGACGGACGCAAGTTCGGCCATCGCGGAGTCGTTCGCCGCCCACGACCGCCGCTTCCGCCTCGTGCGCCGGCCAGGCGGCGGGCCGGGCGCGGCCCGCAACACGGGCGTGCGCCACACCACGCCGGGCGTGCCGTACCTGGCGTTCGCCGACAGCGACGACGTCGTCGTCCACGACGCCTACGCGCGGATGCTGGCCTCGCTGGAGTCGACCGGCTCCGACCTCGCGACCGGCAATGTGTGGCGGCTGACCGTGCAGGGGCGGCAGCAGGCCGGGCAGTACCGTTGGCTGACCGGCAGCCGGGCCCGTACCCACATCGGCCGCGACCCCCGGCTGCTCGCCGACCGGGCCGCCTGGAACAAGGTGTTCCGGCGCTCCTTCTGGGACCGGCACTCCTTCGCCTTCCCGGAAGGCGGGCTCTGCGAGGACACCCGGGTGGTGATCCCGGCGCACCACCTGGCCGGCTCGGTGGACGTGCTGCACGAGCACGTCTACTACTGGCGGGCCCGGGAGGGTTCGGTCACCCGGCGGCGCACGGACGTGCAGGCCGTACGGGACCGGATCTCGGCGTGCGAGCAGGTCAGCGCGTTCCTGGCGGGCCGGGGCGGGGTGGCGAACGGCGCGGCGCGGCGCCGCTACGACCTGTCCTGCCTGCGCGACGACTTCGTGTACTTCCTGGAGGGGCTGCCCCTGGGCGGCCCCGAGTACCGGAAGGCGTTCATGGCGGGTGCCGGGGCGTTCCTGGACCGGATGGAGCGGATGGACGGGGCAGGCCGCGCGGACCGGGCCGTGGCCCACGAGTTGCCGGTGGCGCTGCGGATCAAGTGGCAGCTGGTGAAGGAGCGCCGGCTCCCGGAGCTGCTGGAGGTGCTGGCCTTCGAGCGGGCCAACGGTGCAGGAACGTTCGCGGTCGGCGGGGTGCCGGGGCTGCGGCAGGCCGGTTTCCCCGGCATCCCGGACACCGCCCGCCTCGCCCGTACCGACCTGCAGGCCGTGGCACGGCTGCTGGAGGCGCGGTGGGGCGACGACGGCAAGCTGCGGCTTCGCGGTTACGCGTACATCCGCAATCTGCCGGCCGCGACGCCGCGCCAGTCGCTGAAGGTGGGCATGGTGCGCGCGGCCCTCGGGCAGCAGCTGCGGAGGGTGCCGGTGCGGAACGTGCCCGCGCCCGAGGCGACCGTCGACTCCGGCCAGCAGCTGCACCGTTACGACCACTCCGGCTTCGAGATGACCCTCGACCCGCGCCGGCTGCGGCCCGGCGGCTGGCTGGTGGGGATGATGGTGGCCACCCAGGGCACGGTCCGCCGGGTGGCGGTGCGCGCCGTGGAGGCGGGGGCCGCCCAGCCGCACGTCCATGACCTGGGCGACGGACGCCGGGCGGTGCTCGACTTCCGGGGCGGGCGGCTCCGGCTGACCCTGGAGCGGCTGCCCGCCCGCTGCGAGTCCCGCCGCTTCGGCAAGGACCTGGAGCTGACCGGCCGGCTGTACGGGGGCGCCCGGCCCAAGGCCCTGGTGCTGACCTGCGACGGGGTGGCGGACCAGGAGTTCGGCCACCCCGTCGAGTGCCGGCCGGACGGCCGCTTCACGGTACGGATCCCGCTCGCCGACCTCGCCGGGATGGCGGCCGCGCCGCCGGTGCCGCACCGGGCGCCGCGCGAGGTCGAGCCGGAAACCGGCGGGCGGTGGCGGGCGCGGCTGGTGCTGGCCGACGGGGCGCGGGTGCCGCTCGCGGTGGCCCCGGAGTCGGCACCGCCGGTCGTGGCCGACGCGGTGGGCGAACTGGTGCTGGATCTGAGCGGGCAGCCGTTCGTGGACGGGGCGGTGTGGACGCCGGACGGGGCGCTGCGGGTGGAGGGGGTGACCGGCGCCGGTACGGATGTGCGGCCGGGCGAGGGCCCGGACCGCCTGGTGCTGCGGCACGGGGCGTTGCGCGAGACGGTGTCGGTGCCCGTCACCCATGACGAGCGGCGCGCGAGGGTGCCGGGGGGTGCGGAGAAGGCGTACGAAGGGGTGTACGGGGGGTGTCGGTTCACCGCGTTCCTCGCGCCCTCGGTGGCCGCCGGGCTGCACGAGGGCCGCTGGGAGGCGTATCTGGGCGGCCGGCCGGTCCGGGTGCTGACCTCGCTCGCCGCCCGGCTGCCGCTGCGCCGGAGCGGCCCGGTCGCCACGGGCCCCGTGCCCGGCCGGGAGTTCGCCCTGGACCGCCGCTCCGGCGACCGGCTGACCGTGCAGGCCGGGCCGGTGCTGGCGCCCGCCGAGCGCGGCGCGTACCGCGGGGCCGAGCTGCGGGGCAGCCACTATCCGGCCCGGCGCGCGATGCCGCTGCGGGACGCGGTGCTCTACACGGGCGGCGACTCGCCGCGCGCCGTGCACGCCGAACTCCTGCGCCGGGGCGTGGAGTCGGAGCACCTGTGGGTCACCGACGGGGTCCACGGGCACGTACCGCCCACCGCCGTCCCGGTGATCGAGCACAGCGCCGCCTGGTACGAGGCGCTGGCGCGGTCCCGCCGGATCGTCACGGCGGACCAGCTGCCCGAGTGGTTCGAGCGGCGGCCCGGCCAGACCGTCGTGCAGACCTGGCACGGCACCCCGCTCGGCCGCTTCGGCGCGGATCTGGCCGGCACCCCGTACGCCGACCACCAGGAGCTGGCCACGCTGCCGCGCCGGTCGGCCCAGTGGTCCGTCCTGGTCTCCCCGAGCCGCCACTCCACCGCGCTGCTGCGACGCGCGCTCGACTACCGGGGCGAGGTCCTTGAGGCCGGTTCCCCCGCCAACGACCTGCTCTTCTCGGCCGACCGTGCCAAGACCGCGGAGCGGGTACGGCGCAGGCTCGGCATCCCGGACGGCCGCCGGGTCGTGCTCTACGCGCCGACCTACCGCGACCGGCTGGCCCATCCGTTCGGCGCCGACGGCGCGCGGCTCCGCTACCGCTGGGACCGGGCGCTCCACCCGGCCGCGCTGGCGCGGTCCATCGGCGCGGCCCACACGGTGCTGGTGCGCCGCCACCCCCGGGTGACCGGGAGCGTGCCCGAGCGGGTGGGCGTGCGTGACGTGTCGGCGCACCCGGACACCGCGGAGCTGCTGCTGATCGCCGATGTGCTGGTCACCGACTACGCGGGCCTGATGTTCGACTTCGCGCACACCGGCCGCCCGATGCTCTTCCACACCTACGACCTGGCGCACTACCGCGACACGGTGCGCGGTTTCTGCCTGGACTTCGAGACCCGGGCGCCGGGCCCGCTGCTCGCCGGGGCGGACGAGATCGCCGCGCTCCTTCGCGACTCCGGCTCCCTGGCCGCGTCGGCGGCCCGGCACGCGGAGGCGTACGAGAGCTTCCGCCGGGACTTCTGCGACCTGGACGACGGCGGGGCGGCGGGGCGCGTCGCGGACCGGCTGCTGGCCGAGGGTTAG
- a CDS encoding ABC transporter ATP-binding protein — protein MTDIDERVPTVVVDDVHITYKVNGARTGKGSATSALSRIVSRRQAPGVREVHAVKGVSFAAYKGEAIGLIGSNGSGKSTLLKAIAGLLPATKGRVHTQGQPSLLGVNAALMSDLTGERNVVLGGLAMGMTRAQIRERYQGIVDFSGINEKGDFITLPMRTYSSGMGARLRFSIAAAKSHDVLLIDEALSTGDARFQRRSKERIIELRKEAGTVFLVSHSNKSITETCDRAIWLEAGTLRMDGPADEVVAAYEKFTSGKK, from the coding sequence ATGACCGACATCGACGAGCGGGTGCCGACCGTCGTCGTGGACGACGTCCACATCACGTACAAGGTGAACGGCGCCCGTACCGGAAAGGGCAGCGCCACCTCGGCGCTCAGCCGGATCGTCTCGCGCCGGCAGGCCCCCGGGGTGCGCGAGGTGCACGCCGTGAAGGGGGTGAGCTTCGCCGCGTACAAGGGCGAGGCCATCGGCCTGATCGGCTCCAACGGCTCGGGGAAGTCGACCCTGCTCAAGGCCATCGCCGGTCTGCTGCCCGCGACGAAGGGCCGGGTGCACACCCAGGGCCAGCCTTCGCTGCTCGGGGTGAACGCCGCGCTGATGAGCGACCTGACCGGCGAGCGCAACGTGGTGCTCGGCGGCCTCGCGATGGGCATGACGCGTGCCCAGATCCGCGAGCGCTACCAGGGGATCGTCGACTTCTCCGGGATCAACGAGAAGGGCGACTTCATCACCCTGCCGATGCGTACGTACTCCTCCGGCATGGGCGCCCGGCTGCGCTTCTCCATCGCCGCCGCCAAGAGCCACGACGTCCTCCTGATCGACGAGGCGCTGTCCACCGGCGACGCCAGGTTCCAGCGGCGCAGCAAGGAACGGATCATCGAGCTCCGCAAGGAGGCCGGCACGGTCTTCCTGGTCAGCCACAGCAACAAGTCGATCACCGAGACCTGCGACCGGGCGATCTGGCTGGAGGCGGGGACGCTGCGGATGGACGGTCCGGCGGACGAGGTCGTGGCGGCGTACGAGAAGTTCACGTCCGGCAAGAAGTGA
- a CDS encoding ABC transporter permease has product MVSQTATPPAPADTPAGAALPVYAPGELAALAARHGLTMSGARPSLTAYVRQLWGRRHFITAFATAKLTAQYSQAKLGQIWQIMTPLLNATVYYFIFGVLMNTKRNVEDFVPFLVTGVFIWTFTSSSITAGTRAISGNLGLVRALHFPRASLPIALALQQLQQLLFSLGALVLILVGFGQFPRPSWLLAVPALFLQAVFNTGVSMVVARLAARTPDIAQLMPFVLRTWMYASGVMWSVDTMLKGDRIPHFVMVMLECNPAAVFIDLMRFALIDSFGASHLPPHVWAIAAGWALVCGVGGFVYFWQAEERYGRG; this is encoded by the coding sequence GTGGTGAGCCAGACAGCAACCCCGCCGGCCCCGGCCGACACCCCAGCCGGTGCGGCCCTCCCGGTGTACGCACCGGGCGAGCTCGCCGCGCTCGCCGCCCGGCACGGACTCACGATGAGCGGGGCCCGGCCCTCGCTGACGGCGTACGTCCGGCAGCTGTGGGGGCGGCGGCACTTCATCACGGCGTTCGCCACCGCCAAGCTGACCGCCCAGTACAGCCAGGCGAAGCTCGGCCAGATCTGGCAGATCATGACGCCGCTGCTGAACGCGACGGTCTACTACTTCATCTTCGGCGTCCTGATGAACACCAAGCGCAATGTCGAGGACTTCGTGCCCTTCCTCGTCACCGGCGTCTTCATCTGGACCTTCACCAGCAGCTCGATCACCGCGGGCACCCGGGCGATCAGCGGCAATCTGGGGCTCGTCCGGGCGCTGCACTTCCCGCGCGCCTCGCTGCCGATCGCGCTGGCCCTGCAACAGCTCCAGCAGCTGCTGTTCTCGCTGGGCGCACTGGTGCTGATCCTCGTCGGGTTCGGGCAGTTCCCCAGGCCGTCCTGGCTGCTGGCGGTCCCGGCTCTGTTCCTCCAGGCCGTGTTCAACACCGGCGTCTCCATGGTGGTGGCGCGGCTGGCCGCCCGGACGCCGGACATCGCCCAGCTGATGCCGTTCGTCCTGCGGACCTGGATGTACGCGTCCGGGGTCATGTGGAGCGTGGACACCATGCTCAAGGGCGACCGGATACCGCACTTCGTGATGGTGATGCTGGAGTGCAATCCGGCCGCCGTCTTCATCGATCTGATGCGGTTCGCGCTGATCGACAGCTTCGGCGCGTCCCACCTCCCGCCGCATGTGTGGGCGATCGCCGCGGGCTGGGCGCTCGTGTGCGGCGTGGGCGGATTCGTGTACTTCTGGCAGGCGGAGGAGCGGTACGGACGTGGCTGA
- a CDS encoding FHA domain-containing protein: MEDHLTTDFSAACFLVDLSNVVRNRTLGEPGARSLRRLRLLVDAAKRLARDPDVKLYLVADAGLRLGARREFTDPTDIRLLGRWVDRGLVEELPDADDRLLELCAYTGIPVITGDRFRGHRESHPWIQGNTDDFLEPVPAGGGKVGLVPVDMGVASALDISRKMEEDVLKKMGLLGPHRTPRFDVISRNWRCTDRRCTLYDTHKGSAALLPRVLRGVPRCQSHGTPLVDDGPRTATVQLKLLVEGDVKARFTLEDGTTVKVGRAPGEGGISLHGLVPEHRTAGLSRAHVELRVTGGIVHVRDHSTYGTRWRSTAGRSGPGPWKKLGTTERQYHGGDELRLVEGVILARSGRRFPTELAQEWQRRRPPPPDAAAETRMY, translated from the coding sequence ATGGAGGACCACCTCACCACCGACTTCAGCGCGGCCTGCTTCCTGGTGGATCTGTCCAACGTCGTGCGCAACCGCACGCTGGGCGAACCCGGTGCGCGCTCGCTGCGCCGGCTGCGGCTCCTCGTGGACGCCGCGAAGAGGCTCGCCCGGGATCCGGACGTCAAGCTGTATCTGGTCGCCGACGCCGGCCTGCGGCTCGGCGCACGCCGGGAGTTCACCGATCCCACCGACATCCGGCTGCTCGGCCGCTGGGTGGACCGCGGCCTGGTCGAGGAACTGCCGGACGCCGACGACCGCCTGCTCGAACTGTGCGCGTACACCGGCATCCCCGTCATCACCGGCGACCGTTTCCGCGGCCACCGCGAGTCGCACCCCTGGATCCAGGGCAATACGGACGACTTCCTGGAGCCGGTCCCGGCCGGTGGCGGCAAGGTCGGGCTCGTCCCCGTCGACATGGGGGTGGCCAGCGCGCTGGACATCTCCAGGAAGATGGAGGAGGACGTGCTGAAGAAGATGGGGCTGCTGGGCCCGCACCGCACCCCCCGCTTCGACGTGATCAGCCGCAACTGGCGTTGCACGGACCGCCGTTGCACCCTCTACGACACCCACAAGGGCAGCGCCGCCCTGTTGCCGCGTGTACTCAGGGGCGTACCCCGCTGCCAGAGCCACGGCACCCCGCTGGTCGACGACGGCCCGCGCACGGCGACCGTCCAGCTGAAGCTCCTGGTGGAGGGCGACGTGAAGGCCCGGTTCACGCTGGAGGACGGCACGACGGTGAAGGTCGGCCGGGCCCCCGGCGAGGGCGGCATCTCCCTGCACGGCCTGGTCCCCGAGCACCGCACCGCCGGCCTCAGCCGCGCCCACGTCGAGCTGCGGGTGACCGGTGGCATCGTCCACGTACGGGACCACAGCACCTACGGCACCCGATGGCGTTCGACGGCCGGCAGATCGGGTCCGGGCCCGTGGAAGAAGCTCGGCACGACCGAGCGGCAGTACCACGGCGGGGACGAACTCCGGCTGGTCGAGGGCGTGATCCTGGCCCGCAGCGGCCGCCGCTTCCCGACCGAACTGGCCCAGGAATGGCAACGCCGCCGGCCACCCCCGCCGGACGCGGCAGCCGAAACCCGCATGTACTGA
- a CDS encoding TetR/AcrR family transcriptional regulator, translating into MTSDPGTRRRVPAGAAVLREDITDAIRSAVFEELAAVGFARMSMEGIARRAGVGKTAVYRRWKSKLALVLDLVSAVAVQGMPAPATGSLYGDVRAVLELASYALRHPVASQVIPDLLVEAARSPEISDTIKAALLDPQLGIAAVVVRDAVARGELPADSDPDRALDLIVGPLYWRLAVVRGPLPKGYLDDLAAAAVAALKAG; encoded by the coding sequence ATGACCAGCGACCCGGGAACCCGCCGCCGCGTCCCCGCCGGAGCCGCCGTGCTGCGCGAGGACATCACCGATGCGATTCGCAGCGCCGTCTTCGAGGAGCTGGCCGCGGTGGGCTTCGCCCGGATGTCGATGGAGGGGATCGCGCGGCGCGCGGGCGTCGGCAAGACCGCCGTCTACCGGCGCTGGAAGTCCAAGCTGGCCCTGGTACTCGACCTGGTCTCGGCCGTCGCGGTCCAGGGCATGCCGGCCCCGGCCACCGGCTCGCTGTACGGGGACGTCCGCGCCGTGCTCGAACTCGCCTCGTACGCCCTGCGCCACCCCGTCGCCTCGCAGGTCATCCCGGACCTGCTGGTCGAGGCGGCCCGCAGCCCGGAGATCTCCGACACGATCAAGGCCGCCCTGCTGGACCCGCAGCTGGGCATCGCCGCCGTGGTCGTACGGGACGCCGTGGCCCGCGGCGAGCTGCCCGCGGACAGCGACCCGGACCGGGCGCTGGACCTGATCGTCGGCCCGCTCTACTGGCGGCTCGCCGTCGTCCGGGGCCCGCTGCCCAAGGGCTATCTCGACGACCTGGCCGCCGCCGCGGTCGCCGCCCTCAAGGCGGGCTAA
- a CDS encoding serine/threonine-protein kinase, which produces MLTPLGPQDPREIAGYRLIARIGEGGMGTVYLSHTRGGQAVALKLIRREFGDDPEFRRRFDQEVQAARRVQGYHLVPVVDHDTSGPLPWLASAFVPGLALQAAIESCGPLPLPTVFQLVGSTAQALTAIHAAGVVHRDLKPGNILLGATGPYVIDFGIARAADATQLTGSGVIGTPQFMSPEHALGEQVGPATDVFSLGLIAAVAATGRHPYGAGGALTVATQIANTASRPPRLDGYPAELRALLERCLIADPAARITPAELVSLCERAAGGPPQESGSWLPEPVAAEIARREQAAQPPPQPADPAAQPTYPPGPPPSGPYATGTVPPADPVPPHGPYDTNTVPPVHATGASTGPLTAHQPPPQAPATGTAKPRGRRPALLIAAVAVAFAAGIGGTLWAVGDKSDDANNGNEQSTDSKGPDPQQSRQAGTGGGSAPPDPAGSPSGTKPKSPPAPSYTLVFQDKPLTLRTPSGLDWTYVDLDAPKVDPTAEIDSEDLEFSAGYDTLRLDRALGKASGASPEECRTAAEQNPLPSSVPSETLVKDKTIAAGDLMCSVTSEGNLAQWKIAEVVVNDNKETPTYEGSLTLWKING; this is translated from the coding sequence GTGCTCACACCTCTCGGCCCCCAGGATCCGCGCGAGATCGCCGGGTACCGGCTGATCGCCCGGATCGGCGAGGGCGGGATGGGCACGGTCTATCTCTCGCACACCAGGGGCGGCCAGGCCGTCGCGCTGAAGCTGATCCGCCGCGAGTTCGGCGACGATCCGGAATTCCGTCGCCGGTTCGACCAGGAGGTGCAGGCCGCCCGGCGCGTGCAGGGCTACCACCTGGTGCCGGTCGTCGACCACGACACCTCCGGTCCGCTCCCCTGGCTGGCCTCGGCGTTCGTGCCCGGCCTTGCACTCCAGGCGGCCATCGAATCCTGCGGCCCGCTGCCGCTGCCCACGGTCTTCCAGCTCGTCGGCAGCACCGCACAGGCGCTGACCGCCATCCACGCGGCCGGAGTCGTCCACCGCGATCTGAAGCCCGGCAACATCCTGCTCGGCGCGACGGGCCCGTACGTCATCGACTTCGGGATCGCACGCGCCGCCGACGCGACGCAGCTCACCGGCAGCGGAGTGATCGGCACACCGCAGTTCATGTCACCGGAGCACGCGCTCGGCGAACAGGTCGGGCCTGCCACGGACGTCTTCTCGCTGGGGCTGATCGCGGCCGTCGCGGCGACCGGACGGCACCCCTACGGCGCGGGCGGGGCGCTCACCGTCGCCACCCAGATCGCCAACACCGCCAGCCGTCCGCCCCGGCTGGACGGCTACCCGGCCGAACTGCGCGCGCTGCTCGAACGCTGCCTGATCGCCGACCCGGCCGCCCGCATCACCCCCGCCGAGCTGGTGTCCCTGTGCGAGCGGGCCGCGGGCGGGCCGCCGCAGGAGTCCGGCAGCTGGCTCCCCGAACCGGTCGCCGCGGAGATCGCCCGCCGCGAACAGGCCGCGCAACCGCCCCCGCAGCCGGCCGACCCGGCGGCGCAGCCCACGTACCCGCCGGGCCCGCCGCCGTCCGGACCGTACGCCACCGGCACCGTGCCGCCCGCCGATCCCGTACCGCCGCACGGGCCGTACGACACCAACACGGTGCCGCCCGTCCACGCCACGGGCGCGAGCACCGGACCGCTCACGGCGCACCAGCCGCCCCCGCAGGCCCCGGCGACCGGCACCGCCAAGCCCCGCGGCAGGCGGCCGGCCCTGCTGATCGCCGCCGTGGCGGTCGCGTTCGCAGCAGGCATCGGCGGCACCCTCTGGGCGGTCGGCGACAAATCGGACGACGCGAACAACGGGAACGAGCAGAGCACCGACAGCAAGGGACCGGACCCGCAGCAGTCCCGGCAGGCCGGCACCGGCGGTGGGTCCGCCCCGCCGGATCCCGCCGGTTCGCCGTCCGGCACCAAGCCGAAGAGCCCCCCGGCCCCCTCGTACACCCTGGTCTTCCAGGACAAGCCGCTGACCCTGCGCACCCCGTCCGGCCTGGACTGGACGTACGTGGACCTGGACGCCCCGAAGGTGGACCCCACCGCGGAGATCGACTCGGAGGATCTCGAATTCAGCGCGGGGTACGACACCCTGCGGCTCGACCGAGCCCTGGGCAAGGCGAGCGGTGCCTCGCCCGAGGAATGCCGGACCGCGGCCGAGCAGAACCCGCTGCCCAGCTCGGTCCCCAGCGAGACGCTGGTCAAGGACAAGACCATCGCGGCGGGCGACCTGATGTGCAGCGTGACGTCCGAAGGCAATCTCGCCCAGTGGAAGATCGCCGAAGTCGTGGTCAACGACAACAAGGAGACCCCGACCTACGAGGGCTCGCTGACCCTCTGGAAGATCAACGGATAG